The genomic DNA ATACACCACTTTTGCTTGATCGAGCTCTTGCGTCAAATTGATCATTTTCTCCTGATCAGTCTGTAAACTTTCGATGGTCTGACTGGCATTCAATTTTGAGCTTTGCTCCTTCTGTGTGTTTGAAGCATTTTGTATGGAATGTGAGTCGATGGATTTGCTCGGGCTGTTTGAATATTGTTGCTTTTCAGATTGATTCGACAAAATTTTCTTTTGCTCGTTCTCACTGGCTGGGTTGAACTCTTTTGGAACGTTTTTTAAAGAAAGTGCAGTTTCTTGAAGCTTCGTTTCGAATTTTGATTCTGCATCTTCAGTTTTTTCCTCGATCAAGCTTGTTCGATCATCTTGTTTTTTACTTTCACTTTCCAAAATATTTGGATCAACCAGTTCTACATTCATCTTTTCGTTCTGTGAGAGTTTCAGAGTATCTTGCACAACGTTCGTTGGCACTTGTTGCACGCTGGGGTCTACGTTGTTTTTCAACGTTACGAATTGTCCCAACTGTTGGCTCAAAACTTTTTGCTGAACGAGCTTGAGCACATCGATGAAGGAAATTGAGCCTTGTTTGACGAAGTTTTGTTTTTGAACGACCGGTTGATTCTGCTCACCTACAGGCTGGGGTTTTATAAACTCACCCCCCGAAGGACGAGTTTTTGGAAAAGAACGTTGTTGCGATCTTTGAGTTTTTTCATCAATTCCTTGACTCTCTCAGATTGAAGTTTTGAAAAAAGAACCATGACGGATGATTCATCGAGCGAGAGCGTATCTATCATACTGAGTATCTCTTCATCGTTCATTTGCCTTAGAAGTTCCACCGAGAGAATTTGAATCAAACTTGCCTCAATCAACGAGGAAAGCTGTGAATTGATCTGTTTTTCTTTTTTCTCAAGTTCTTGCTTCAAAGTTGATAGATCTTTGCTTATCTGTTCCACACTGGCGATCTTGTTCATGATTTCTGCTGCTTTGTTTGGATTCAGTTTTCCAAGTTCGGATATCACATCCGCACGTGTTGTGGCATCCAATTTGGCGACGGCAAAAGCGATAGATTCGACCGAATACTTTTCACTCGCAAGGATCGGCGCTATTGCGGCAGGATCAGCGCTGGCGATGGTTTGTGAGACCTTCTCGACGTCCTCTGGAATTTGAAGCTTTCTGAGTGCTGTTTCCAATTGAAGATTCTTTTCTTCCCAAGTTTTTCTCATCTCAAGGATCAGTCTACGCTCAGCTTCGAGTTTTTGTCTGTCTCTCGTGAGTTGCTCTCTTTCTTGTTTGATCTGTTGCAAGATCTGTTGGGTCCTTTCGGTTGTGGCCGTTGCCATTCTCTCGAAGTATTGCGAAGGTGTGAGTATCTGCAGCGGTTCGTACTTGACGTATCTGTTCACGTAGGGTATCTTGGAGAGTAAGAATGAAATGTAACTTCGCCAATCTTCCAAAGGTTTAACACCTATACCTTGCAGTCGCTGAAATTCAAAGACAAAATACCCGTACACGAGCACGGTGAAACCAAGGAATAAAACTATAGCGAGCGCTTTCATGAACGCCGCAAATCTTTTCTTTTTCTTTTCTTTCTCCGCCAGAGTTGATCCTCCCAACAAATTCTTCTCCGAATGTGCAAATGACTCCTAACGAAAGAAAAATTGGACAAGACCTTGTTCCAAGGTTTTTGCGCCCAAGATCAAGCTCTTTACTTTGTCCCACAACACTGATGAAATTTCCGAGAGGAATTTGAAGCGGATTTTAAACTATACTCGATGCAAAAAACACCTTCACCAAGCAGGGTGAACTATTTTGTATGAACAGTTTTCCACTGGTACTACATGCCTTGGTGAGCAAGCCTTGACCAAAGTTTACTGGATTGAGTTAGAACACTTCTTGAGAAAATTCAAACTTTGTACTGGCGGGAAGAATGGTGCTCTCAAAGACAGACATGTGAAAATTTCTCACTAAAAAAAGAACCAAAAATGTTAATGGCCCTATTCAAGGTCCTCGTTGAATTGAAATTCCCAAAGATCACTTCATCTTTCGTGCGAATCTCAATTTCTCTGGATTTTCCTTCATAAATGGTGATCTTTGTGACTTTTTCGAGCGGTGTCGTGAAGTTTTTACTTTTATCTTGAAGACATTCGAAGATGACATCATCGTTCGAAAGACACATTTTGAAAAGCTCGTTCTTGAAGAAACCTTTTCGAAGGCTAATGTTGAACGATGGTATTTTCTTTCCAGCCACGCAATCACCCCAATGTGGTTTAAAGTTTAGGTGAAAATGTTCGAGCAAGATACACCAAACGGTTTTTGTCATTGACGTTTTTTGTCATTATTTGTGACACGATCTAGTTCGTGGTGTAAACTAATTTCAAGGAGAGATCATTTTGAATTTTGCCCAAAGGCTCAACCTGTTGATGAACCTCCTTGAAATATCCAACAGTGTGCTCGCTAAAGCCTTGTCAGTTGATCCTTCTTTGATCAGCCGATGGCGTACAGGAGCACGCACACCTTCCAAGGATAGTCCATATTTGGATCGAATAGCTCATTATGTGTCTCACCACGCAAAGTTGGATTTTCAAAAGAATGCCATTTGTAGTTTGATTGGTGTCAAGCTGGAAAATTTATCTGAAGATGAATTTTCACAGATATTAAAAAGTTGGCTCGTTGAACCACTCGTTTCGAACGCAAAACTTGTCGAGGATCTTTTGAGCAAAATAGAAATATTCAAATCTCCTCAGCGAACTTTTGAGAAAACAGATCCGATTCTGGCTGGACAAAAGATCAACTGCGAAGTCTTTTATTCGATCGAAGGCAAGAGAAAAGGTGCGTTGAAATTTTTCTTTCTCGTTGCAGAATGCAAATTCCCTGGAGAACTTTTTCTTTACAGCGATGAGCACATTTCGTGGTTCACTGAGGACAAGACTTACATGCTTCAACTGGCCAACACTGTGATTTCGCTGGCGAAGCTTGGATGGAAAGTTAACATGGTCCACACAGTGAGTAGAGACGTTTCCGAGATGATGAAAGCGATCGAGTTCTGGTTGCCTTTGTACATGACAGGTTCTGTGGTTCCCTATTACAATCCAAGATATCGAGAACATTATTTCAGAAGGACGCTTTTCGTGGCACCAAAAGTGGCCGCTTTTTTGTGTACAACGTTTGAAGAAAGTCAGAAGGAAACCCCAAGTTTTCTTTTCACAGAGCAGCAGATAATCGATCTGATGGCTATGGAGTACGAAAGATTTTTGAAATCGTGTCAACCTCTGATGATAATTCCTCAGATAGGCTCTGAAGAAATGTTCTCGCTGCTCGAAGGGTTCGAAGAACAGCCCATGGCTGGATACATCATCAGCGATGGCTTACCACTCGTCACGATGCCCGGCTCTGTGCTAGAAAAAATTTTGAAGAGAAATCGCATCGAACCTGATCGAATATTCTCTCACTGGCGAAAGAGATCGGCTTCCTTTGAAAAAAATCTCAAATCGTGCCATCAAGTTCACGTTTGCACTATGCCAGATTTGGAAAAGGTGAGATCTGGAAAAATGATCGTGGAGCTTCCAGAGTCCAGTTTCGAATTGCACTACGATGAGGATGAGTATGTTGAACACTTGGCCAGC from Pseudothermotoga sp. includes the following:
- a CDS encoding helix-turn-helix domain-containing protein, yielding MNFAQRLNLLMNLLEISNSVLAKALSVDPSLISRWRTGARTPSKDSPYLDRIAHYVSHHAKLDFQKNAICSLIGVKLENLSEDEFSQILKSWLVEPLVSNAKLVEDLLSKIEIFKSPQRTFEKTDPILAGQKINCEVFYSIEGKRKGALKFFFLVAECKFPGELFLYSDEHISWFTEDKTYMLQLANTVISLAKLGWKVNMVHTVSRDVSEMMKAIEFWLPLYMTGSVVPYYNPRYREHYFRRTLFVAPKVAAFLCTTFEESQKETPSFLFTEQQIIDLMAMEYERFLKSCQPLMIIPQIGSEEMFSLLEGFEEQPMAGYIISDGLPLVTMPGSVLEKILKRNRIEPDRIFSHWRKRSASFEKNLKSCHQVHVCTMPDLEKVRSGKMIVELPESSFELHYDEDEYVEHLASTIEFIKKYENYSFYLSQRNVTSNVLVSVKDQTGVIVIKKDSPIRLFAINQPDMTNAFYCYAEDFIHRLPQQCKDRSYVIEQLESVLKELL